The Vibrio sp. 10N DNA window TTGAAGACATCGGCGTGCGGGAATCCTGGTATTCAAAGCACTTTTTCTCCCACAAATCCCATCCATTTATGAATTTTGGTGTGTCAACTAATCGGGAATTCAAGTCCCTTAAAGCGCAGCAGTGTATTGATAATGTCTATTGTGCAGGCTCTATTCTTGCTCATTATGACCCTATCGCTCATGGCTGTGGCGGTGGCGTGGCAATAAGCACTGGTTTCCATGTTGCTGAAGCTATCGCTGAAAGCCAAGAGTCAGCTTGTTATTCACAAAAATTGAGCCACTCACAGCAGCTTAATCAATCACAAAAGAAAGGAGCGCTAGTATGACTGCCGTACGCCCAGCTGAACTTATCGCCGTCGCTAGCCTTCATGGTGATGAGCAAACGAAAACCTTTGAGAACTGCATTAAGTGCACCGTGTGTACCGTCTATTGTCCGGTCGCAAAAGCCAACCCTGAATACCCTGGCCCCAAACAATGTGGCCCTGATGGAGAGCGTTTGAGGCTTAAAAGCCCAGAGTTTTTTGATGATGTACTTAAGCTCTGTACTAATTGCAAGCGCTGTGAAACGGCTTGTCCTTCTGGTGTGCGAATCGGTGACATTATCGCTGCCGCGCGTGGAAAGCATGGGCGCAAACCATTGAGCCTGACAACGGCACGAGATTTCGTTTTGAGCCATACCGATCTGTTTGGTCGCTTAGCCACGCCATTTGCCCCTATTGTTAATAAGCTTACCGAGCAAAGCCTCGTGAAAAAGGCCATGCACCATACGATTCAGGTGCACGATCATAAGTCTTTACCTAAATATTCACATGGCACTTTCCGTCGTTGGTATAAAAAACACGTCGCCGATCAAAGCCAATATCGCCGTCAAATCAGCTATTTTCATGGTTGCTACGTTAACTATAACGATCACAGTGTTGGGCAAAATTTCATTCGTGTCATGAACGCGATGAACATCGGTGTTCAGCTTTTAGAACGAGAGAAGTGCTGTGGCGTGCCCCTGATTGCTAATGGTTTTCACGCCAAAGCAAAGAAAAACGCAGAGCTTAATGTGAGTCAGTTGGAGAAAGCGTTAGAGAGCCGCTCTGAGTCGGTGATCTCAACGTCGTCGACCTGTGCGTTTACCTTACAAGAAGAGTATCCCCATGTACTCGATGTCGATAACCAGAAGGTCGCTGATAAAGTTCACCTATTTAGTCGCTTTATGTTCAGTGAATGGCGTGAGGGCAACTTACCAAAAATGAAGCCACTGGATAAGCGTATTGTTTATCACACGCCTTGCCACTTGGAGCGTAGCGGTGACCATATCTTCACTATTGAGCTTCTAAAAATGATCCCAGGTCTGGAAGTCCAAGTGCTAGATAGCGAGTGCTGCGGGTTGGCCGGAACTTATGGTTACAAGCGAGAAAACTACGATGTATCGATGAAGATAGGTCACGGTTTATTTGAGCAAATTGATCACTCACAGGCCGATCTGGCTGTTTCTGATTGCGAAACGTGTCGTTGGCAAATCGAAGAGAATACAGGGTTATCTTGTGTGCATCCTTTGAGTCTCATTGTAGAAGCACTTGAATGAAGAAAATATGCTTAGTGTAGGGTGTATCTATCCGTAAGGTTTGGTGAAACAGGGACGTTAAAGGTTAGTGTTCTAATTATTATTATGTGCTTGATTAAGCAGCTAGCATATTGAAAGCTGTTTGCCAATTGTTGTTTTTATTATCAAAAACTTAAAAATATTTGCATCGGTAATATCTATACACATGTCCTTTGTAAGGATTTTCTTTAATTTCAGTCAGTTGCCTATTGTTGTGCGAGGGAGATCGTATGTCTAAATCATCAATTTATTGATGTTTTCCAGTTGTTAACAGAATGCTATACCTTGAAATTGACGCGAGCTTTACTTAGAGTGCTAAACGTTACATTACAAAGGACTTTAAAGGCAACTCGACATGGATCCCATTCTGGAAGTTAAGGGACTGTATAAAGTGTTTGGGGGAAACTCGAAGAGAGCGTTCTCATTCACCGACATAGAAGTTGAAAAGTGGAACGTCACGAAGCAGTGTGTAGGTCTTGCTCGTGAACTTTCATCTAACCCTGCTATTCCATTCATGGGCGGGGCTTTTTCGGCTCACTACTCTTTTAATCCAATCGAAATGCAAAACGAATCGACTTGTCTGTACCTGATTCACTTGAACAATGACGACGTATTGCAAGCTGGTTGTCCTGATGACATTCTTCACAATCCTACCAACGGCTATGTAGAAGCCTTTCTTAAAGGCGTTCATGCTGTGAGCCTTCTGTTCATCAATATCATCGCACGCAACATAAACATTGCTATCGCTAGGGTGATTGATTCAAGCTGCAAACAGAGTGTCAGTGAATTTTGTAATAATAACCTACTGTTCATACACTTATTGACAACCCCATATGGAAATCATTATGAAAAACTTAACTAGGACGTTATTGTTTTCGTCTCTTCTTGCTGCAAGTTCCCTTCAAACCGCTTCTGCTAACGAATGCGGTGAAGTGACTATCGCAGACATGAACTGGAACTCTGCAACTCTTATTGCGAACGTAGACAAGTTCATACTTCAACACGGCTTCGATTGTGAAGCAGAACTCGTCCCAGGTGATACTCAACCGACGGGTGCGTCTATGATCTCAAAAGGTCAGCCAGATATTGCACCAGAGTTTTGGAGTAACTCAATGCGTGAAGCCTTGGATATGGGTGTCAAAGACGGTCAAATCCAATACGCAGGTACAACCTTAACGGATGGCGGTGAAGAAGGATTTTGGGTACCAGAATATATGGTCGCTAAAGACCCATCATTGGCAACAATTGAAGGTGTACTCGCCAACGCGAAGATGTTTAAGCACCCAGAAGACCCAAGCAAATCGGCGTTTTACTCTTGTCCAGCTGGCTGGAACTGCCAAATCTCTGCTGGCAACCTATTCACCGCTCTAGGTATGGAAGAAAAAGGATTTGAGGTAATCGATCCAGGGTCAGGTGCTGGTCTGT harbors:
- a CDS encoding ABC transporter substrate-binding protein; translated protein: MKNLTRTLLFSSLLAASSLQTASANECGEVTIADMNWNSATLIANVDKFILQHGFDCEAELVPGDTQPTGASMISKGQPDIAPEFWSNSMREALDMGVKDGQIQYAGTTLTDGGEEGFWVPEYMVAKDPSLATIEGVLANAKMFKHPEDPSKSAFYSCPAGWNCQISAGNLFTALGMEEKGFEVIDPGSGAGLSGSIAKAYEREEAWFGYYWAPTAVLGKYKMVKVDFGSGVDETMFKECITQETCLEPKATMYPPSIVETVVTTDFAKRSPQAMAYFAKREFTNAQMNGLLAWMEDEQADGEYVVEHFMKEYKSTWSAWLTPEVAAKVQKAVDEL
- the glpC gene encoding anaerobic glycerol-3-phosphate dehydrogenase subunit GlpC, giving the protein MTAVRPAELIAVASLHGDEQTKTFENCIKCTVCTVYCPVAKANPEYPGPKQCGPDGERLRLKSPEFFDDVLKLCTNCKRCETACPSGVRIGDIIAAARGKHGRKPLSLTTARDFVLSHTDLFGRLATPFAPIVNKLTEQSLVKKAMHHTIQVHDHKSLPKYSHGTFRRWYKKHVADQSQYRRQISYFHGCYVNYNDHSVGQNFIRVMNAMNIGVQLLEREKCCGVPLIANGFHAKAKKNAELNVSQLEKALESRSESVISTSSTCAFTLQEEYPHVLDVDNQKVADKVHLFSRFMFSEWREGNLPKMKPLDKRIVYHTPCHLERSGDHIFTIELLKMIPGLEVQVLDSECCGLAGTYGYKRENYDVSMKIGHGLFEQIDHSQADLAVSDCETCRWQIEENTGLSCVHPLSLIVEALE